Proteins encoded together in one Janthinobacterium tructae window:
- a CDS encoding LacI family DNA-binding transcriptional regulator, with translation MNDSAHAAPPSTLLDVARQAGVSPSTVSRILNGTARVSDDKRDAVLAAIAHMKFAPNQMAQGLKKGRSMTIGIVVQDISSPFFDESLRGVDDGLKDTGYASVIVSGHWNAQEEADRIRLLLARKVDGIILLSGRISDQSVLDFSQQRPIVSTGRLLATKSAIGFKLDNEYGAYLAVRHLVELGHRRIAFVSGPANNTDAAERLTGYQRALREADIAIDPKLMVEGDFHEASGMLAMNHLFDTQQQFSAVFAANDLSAYGVRLCLYRKGIRVPDDISLVGFDDLPGSSYTTPPLTTIHQPLYDIGRIATEALLGLINGEAVQAAIPPLELIVRETTRRIR, from the coding sequence TTGAACGATAGCGCCCACGCTGCTCCCCCTTCCACCCTGCTCGACGTGGCCCGCCAGGCCGGCGTCTCGCCCAGCACCGTCTCGCGCATTCTGAACGGCACGGCCAGGGTCTCCGACGACAAGCGCGACGCCGTGCTGGCGGCGATTGCGCACATGAAATTTGCGCCGAACCAGATGGCGCAGGGTCTGAAAAAGGGCCGCTCGATGACCATCGGCATCGTGGTGCAGGATATTTCCAGCCCCTTCTTCGATGAAAGCCTGCGCGGCGTGGACGATGGCTTGAAAGACACGGGCTACGCATCCGTGATCGTCAGCGGGCACTGGAATGCGCAGGAAGAGGCCGACCGCATCCGTTTGCTGCTGGCGCGGAAGGTCGACGGCATCATCCTGCTGTCCGGGCGCATCTCGGACCAGAGCGTGCTCGATTTCTCGCAGCAGCGGCCCATCGTCTCGACGGGCCGCCTGCTGGCGACGAAAAGCGCCATCGGCTTCAAGCTCGACAACGAATACGGCGCCTACCTGGCCGTGCGCCACCTGGTGGAACTGGGACACCGCCGCATCGCCTTTGTCTCCGGCCCCGCCAACAACACGGATGCGGCCGAGCGCCTGACGGGCTACCAGCGCGCGCTGCGCGAAGCGGACATCGCCATCGATCCGAAGCTGATGGTGGAAGGCGATTTCCACGAGGCAAGCGGGATGCTGGCCATGAACCATTTGTTCGATACGCAGCAGCAATTCAGCGCCGTCTTCGCTGCCAACGACCTGTCCGCCTACGGCGTGCGCCTGTGCCTGTACCGCAAGGGCATCCGCGTGCCCGACGATATCTCGCTCGTCGGTTTCGATGACTTGCCCGGCTCGTCCTACACGACGCCACCGCTGACGACCATCCACCAGCCGCTGTACGACATCGGCCGTATCGCCACCGAAGCGCTGCTCGGACTGATCAATGGCGAAGCCGTGCAGGCGGCCATTCCGCCCCTGGAATTGATCGTGCGCGAGACTACGCGCCGCATCCGCTAA
- a CDS encoding ABC transporter ATP-binding protein gives MAAISLRGIRKTYGDGPEIVKGLDLDIHDGEFMVFVGPSGCGKSTLLRMIAGLEDISAGQLRIGDLLANDVAPAERGIAMVFQSYALYPHMTARDNMGFALKLAGKPEAEVRVAVGKVAEILQITHLLDRKPKALSGGERQRVAIGRSIVRQPKVFLFDEPLSNLDASLRVQTRIELAKLHQELGTTMIYVTHDQVEAMTLGDRVAVFHGGHLEQVGAPLDLYRHPASQFVAGFIGALRMNFLPCAAVPALASQLGGKAGMLVGIRPEHLRLVPRNEGYGATVTLIEQLGDAQIIHATLDGRIDGGPHTVAIKLHGEARHALAQGSAIGFAPEEGHAYLFDTAGRAVATH, from the coding sequence ATGGCCGCCATTTCCCTGCGCGGCATCCGCAAGACCTACGGCGACGGTCCGGAAATCGTCAAGGGCCTGGACCTCGATATCCATGACGGCGAATTCATGGTCTTCGTCGGGCCGTCCGGCTGCGGCAAGTCGACCCTGCTGCGCATGATCGCGGGACTGGAAGACATCAGCGCGGGTCAGCTGCGCATCGGCGACCTGCTGGCCAACGACGTGGCGCCGGCCGAGCGGGGCATCGCCATGGTCTTCCAGAGCTACGCCTTGTATCCGCACATGACGGCGCGCGACAACATGGGCTTTGCCCTCAAATTGGCGGGTAAACCAGAAGCCGAGGTGCGCGTGGCCGTCGGCAAGGTGGCCGAGATTTTGCAAATCACGCACCTGCTCGACCGCAAACCCAAGGCTTTGTCCGGCGGCGAGCGCCAGCGCGTGGCCATCGGCCGCTCCATCGTGCGCCAGCCCAAGGTGTTTTTGTTTGACGAGCCGCTGTCCAACCTCGACGCCTCGCTGCGCGTGCAGACGCGCATCGAGCTGGCCAAGCTGCACCAGGAACTGGGCACCACCATGATTTACGTCACGCACGACCAGGTCGAGGCGATGACCCTCGGTGACCGCGTCGCCGTCTTCCACGGCGGCCACCTGGAGCAGGTGGGCGCACCTTTGGACCTGTACCGCCATCCGGCCAGCCAGTTCGTTGCCGGCTTCATCGGCGCGCTGCGCATGAACTTTTTGCCGTGCGCCGCCGTGCCGGCACTGGCCAGCCAGCTCGGTGGCAAGGCCGGCATGCTGGTCGGCATACGCCCCGAGCATTTGCGCCTGGTGCCGCGCAATGAGGGCTACGGCGCCACCGTCACGCTGATCGAGCAGCTGGGCGACGCGCAGATCATCCACGCGACGCTTGATGGGCGCATCGACGGCGGCCCGCATACGGTGGCCATCAAGCTGCATGGCGAGGCGCGCCACGCGCTGGCGCAGGGCAGCGCCATCGGCTTCGCGCCGGAAGAAGGCCATGCCTATCTATTCGACACGGCCGGGCGCGCCGTGGCCACCCATTGA
- a CDS encoding CYTH and CHAD domain-containing protein: MEIELKLSLAQEDASRLRAHPLLAQSAQGPLVLQMHDIYVDTPDLQLCRHQAGLRVRQVDGRWVQTLKAGGTVSGGLHSRHEWEGEVPGPQPDLAALDAAIGRKQPIRALLRQDAIRDALRPVFTTRIERTVWQLRTPQGDQIECVLDQGVIESGADGADGAIRSVAVSEIELELKQGQAASLFDVALALLQEVPLQLGHMSKAERGYRLAAPQPLRAVKAQPLALDAAMSVEQAFLAIAGNCLEQVSGNQDGVAAGADVESVHQMRVGLRRLRSALGMFKSLLVLPDALKNELDWLGGALGEARDWDVLAGSTLAQLDGEAQADAAALATAAHAQARLKHVEAAQAVTSARCTACMLGLQRWLQARAWRDSCSVRQMRRLEAPVFPFAHATVRKDQRRLMKRGKRLLHASPQQRHQVRIAAKKTRYATEFFASLFAARTVQPYVGRLSALQDELGWLNDVQVADRLLQQLPEVQAGQADQADQFAQDGLRLHAAFIRGYLAARAQAQGKDGRMHKAWRRFKAARLPA, translated from the coding sequence ATGGAAATCGAATTGAAATTGTCGCTGGCGCAGGAAGATGCCTCGCGCCTGCGCGCGCATCCGTTGCTGGCGCAGTCCGCGCAAGGGCCATTGGTGCTGCAGATGCACGATATCTATGTCGATACGCCCGATTTGCAGCTGTGCCGCCACCAGGCGGGCTTGCGCGTGCGCCAGGTGGACGGGCGCTGGGTGCAAACCCTGAAGGCGGGCGGCACGGTCAGCGGCGGCTTGCACAGCCGCCACGAATGGGAAGGCGAGGTGCCCGGGCCGCAGCCGGACCTCGCCGCGCTCGACGCTGCCATCGGCCGCAAGCAGCCCATCCGTGCGCTGCTGCGCCAGGATGCCATCCGCGACGCCTTGCGGCCCGTGTTTACCACGCGCATCGAGCGCACCGTCTGGCAGTTGCGCACGCCGCAGGGCGACCAGATCGAATGCGTGCTGGATCAGGGTGTCATTGAAAGCGGTGCGGACGGTGCCGATGGTGCCATACGCAGCGTGGCCGTCAGCGAGATCGAGCTGGAGTTGAAGCAAGGGCAGGCCGCCAGCCTGTTCGACGTGGCGCTGGCGCTGCTGCAGGAGGTGCCGCTGCAGCTGGGCCACATGAGCAAGGCGGAACGCGGTTACCGCCTCGCCGCGCCGCAGCCTTTGCGCGCCGTCAAGGCGCAGCCCCTGGCGCTGGACGCGGCGATGTCGGTGGAGCAAGCGTTCCTGGCCATCGCCGGCAATTGCCTGGAACAGGTCAGCGGCAACCAGGATGGCGTGGCGGCGGGCGCAGATGTGGAAAGCGTGCACCAGATGCGCGTGGGACTACGGCGTTTGCGCTCGGCGCTGGGCATGTTCAAGTCCCTGCTGGTGCTGCCGGACGCCTTGAAGAACGAACTCGACTGGCTGGGCGGTGCGCTGGGCGAGGCACGCGACTGGGATGTGCTCGCTGGTAGTACCCTGGCGCAACTCGATGGCGAGGCGCAAGCGGATGCGGCAGCGCTGGCAACGGCGGCGCACGCGCAGGCACGCCTCAAGCATGTAGAGGCCGCCCAGGCCGTCACCTCGGCGCGCTGCACGGCTTGCATGCTGGGCTTGCAGCGCTGGCTGCAGGCGCGCGCCTGGCGCGACAGCTGTTCCGTGCGCCAGATGCGACGCCTGGAGGCGCCCGTTTTCCCGTTTGCCCATGCTACCGTGCGCAAGGACCAGCGCCGCTTGATGAAACGCGGCAAGCGCCTGCTGCATGCCTCGCCGCAGCAGCGCCATCAGGTGCGCATCGCGGCCAAGAAGACGCGTTACGCGACGGAATTTTTTGCCTCGCTGTTTGCCGCGCGCACCGTGCAACCGTATGTGGGGCGCTTGTCGGCCCTGCAGGATGAATTGGGCTGGCTCAATGACGTGCAGGTGGCCGACCGGCTGCTGCAGCAATTGCCCGAAGTTCAGGCTGGCCAGGCCGACCAGGCGGATCAGTTCGCCCAGGACGGGCTGCGGCTGCACGCGGCCTTCATCCGCGGCTATCTGGCGGCGCGCGCGCAGGCGCAGGGCAAGGATGGCCGCATGCACAAGGCCTGGCGACGCTTCAAGGCAGCCCGTTTGCCGGCCTGA
- a CDS encoding GH1 family beta-glucosidase, protein MTTMHNDDTDTNFPATFTWGVATSAYQIEGAAAIDGRGPSIWDTFSHADGKIIDGSNGDVACDHYHRYAEDVELIAKLGVNAYRFSMSWSRVQPTGSGAWNEAGFDFYARLLDALAAKGLDAHLTLYHWDLPQALQDEGGWLNRATCYHFAAYAAEVARRFGHQVASIATHNEPWCTAVLGHGTGQFAPGMADPAAAVQVSHHLLLSHGLAMQAMRAVNVPAKLGIVLNQWTATPATDSAQDRELAELEYARSVQWYMDAIFKGRYPALALKHADASALSIFENDFTDIKQPIDFLGVNYYTRAFMSAETPPRKPECKLGVNDMGWETYPQGLTELLVGLHREYRLPPVYITENGMAVADKLQGGKVHDQPRIEYVQLHLDALRAVIAQGIDVRGYFYWSLMDNFEWNSGYAKRFGMLYVDYATQQRSFKDSALWYRDFITAQRASHAVALVGEH, encoded by the coding sequence ATGACCACCATGCATAACGACGACACCGATACCAACTTTCCCGCCACCTTCACCTGGGGCGTGGCCACCAGCGCCTACCAGATCGAGGGCGCCGCCGCCATCGACGGCCGCGGCCCGTCCATCTGGGATACCTTCAGCCATGCCGACGGCAAGATCATCGACGGCAGCAATGGCGACGTGGCCTGCGACCACTATCACCGCTATGCCGAGGACGTGGAGCTGATCGCCAAGCTGGGCGTGAACGCCTACCGCTTTTCCATGTCCTGGTCGCGGGTGCAACCCACGGGTTCCGGCGCCTGGAACGAGGCCGGCTTCGACTTTTATGCGCGCCTGCTCGACGCGCTGGCCGCCAAGGGACTCGATGCCCATCTGACCCTGTACCACTGGGACTTGCCGCAAGCCTTGCAGGACGAGGGCGGCTGGCTCAATCGCGCCACCTGCTACCACTTCGCTGCCTATGCGGCCGAGGTGGCGCGGCGCTTCGGCCACCAGGTCGCCAGCATCGCCACGCACAACGAACCGTGGTGCACGGCCGTGCTGGGCCACGGCACGGGCCAGTTCGCCCCCGGCATGGCCGACCCGGCCGCCGCCGTGCAAGTGTCGCACCACTTGCTGCTGTCGCACGGGCTGGCCATGCAAGCCATGCGCGCCGTGAATGTGCCGGCGAAACTGGGCATCGTGCTCAATCAATGGACGGCCACGCCGGCCACCGACAGCGCCCAGGACCGCGAGCTGGCCGAACTCGAATATGCGCGCTCGGTGCAGTGGTATATGGATGCCATCTTCAAGGGCCGCTACCCGGCACTGGCCCTGAAACACGCCGATGCTTCCGCTTTATCCATCTTTGAAAACGATTTCACAGATATTAAACAGCCCATCGATTTCCTCGGCGTGAACTATTACACGCGCGCTTTCATGAGCGCCGAGACGCCGCCGCGCAAGCCCGAGTGCAAGCTCGGCGTCAACGACATGGGCTGGGAAACCTATCCGCAAGGCTTGACGGAGCTGCTGGTGGGCCTGCACCGCGAGTACCGGCTGCCGCCCGTCTACATCACGGAAAACGGCATGGCCGTGGCCGACAAGCTGCAGGGCGGAAAAGTGCACGACCAGCCGCGCATCGAATACGTGCAGCTGCACCTGGACGCCTTGCGCGCCGTAATCGCGCAGGGCATCGACGTGCGCGGTTATTTCTACTGGAGCCTGATGGATAACTTCGAGTGGAACTCGGGCTACGCCAAGCGCTTCGGCATGCTGTACGTCGATTACGCCACGCAGCAGCGCAGCTTCAAGGACAGCGCCCTGTGGTACCGCGATTTTATTACCGCCCAGCGCGCGTCCCATGCCGTAGCCCTGGTCGGGGAGCACTGA
- the sodB gene encoding superoxide dismutase [Fe], giving the protein MEHTLPPLPYEMDALAPHISKETLEYHYAKHHQAYVTNLNNLIKGTEFENLSLEDIIKKSSGGIFNNAAQVWNHTFYWNGMKPAGGGAPSGAVADAINAKWSSFDKFKEEFTKSCVGNFGSGWTWLVQKADGSVDIVNTSNAGCPLTTGDKPLLTCDVWEHAYYIDYRNLRAKYVETFWGLVNWEFVAKNFA; this is encoded by the coding sequence ATGGAACATACTCTGCCACCACTGCCGTATGAAATGGACGCTCTGGCGCCGCATATTTCGAAAGAAACCCTGGAATACCACTATGCCAAGCATCACCAGGCGTATGTCACCAACTTGAACAACCTGATCAAGGGTACCGAGTTCGAGAACCTGTCGCTGGAAGACATCATCAAGAAATCGTCGGGCGGCATCTTCAACAATGCAGCGCAAGTATGGAACCACACCTTCTACTGGAACGGCATGAAGCCGGCCGGCGGTGGCGCGCCGAGCGGTGCCGTGGCTGACGCGATCAACGCCAAATGGTCGTCGTTCGACAAGTTCAAGGAAGAGTTCACCAAGTCGTGCGTGGGCAACTTCGGTTCGGGCTGGACCTGGCTGGTGCAAAAAGCCGACGGTTCCGTCGACATCGTCAACACCTCGAACGCCGGCTGCCCTTTGACCACCGGCGACAAGCCACTGCTGACCTGCGACGTCTGGGAACACGCTTACTACATCGACTACCGCAACCTGCGCGCCAAGTACGTGGAAACGTTCTGGGGCCTGGTCAACTGGGAATTCGTTGCCAAGAACTTCGCATAA
- a CDS encoding Kdo hydroxylase family protein has protein sequence MSKLIDIPLRHWDASGSAAQQAAALQALEEGQVLLLPALGFPLQQEEQALLEGVAGSASSAKNISWEAARGVRGHDDACDASLLAALMQRYAGHTQRLLAGLLPGYVPHLQQGKGSFRPVEIAGRATSWRKDDTRLHVDSFPSSPTQGRRILRVFTNIHPRGAPRVWKLGPPFEQVAQHFLPVAKRPQPVLAALLQWLHVTKSRRTPYDHYMLQLHDAMKADLDYQAQVEQQTHAFAPGQTWIVFSDAVSHAALRGQHALEQTWLLPVRAMAAPHKSPLAILERQLQRPLA, from the coding sequence ATGAGCAAACTCATCGACATTCCCCTGCGCCACTGGGACGCCAGCGGCAGCGCAGCGCAGCAGGCGGCGGCGCTGCAGGCACTTGAAGAGGGGCAAGTGCTGCTGTTGCCCGCTCTGGGCTTTCCCCTGCAACAGGAAGAGCAGGCCCTGCTCGAAGGCGTGGCGGGTAGCGCCAGCAGCGCCAAGAACATCAGCTGGGAAGCGGCGCGCGGCGTGCGCGGCCACGACGATGCCTGCGATGCCTCCCTGCTGGCCGCGCTGATGCAGCGCTATGCGGGGCACACACAGCGCTTGCTGGCCGGCTTGCTGCCTGGCTATGTTCCCCATCTGCAGCAAGGCAAGGGCAGCTTTCGGCCCGTGGAAATCGCCGGCCGGGCGACATCCTGGCGCAAGGACGATACGCGCCTGCATGTCGACAGCTTTCCCTCGTCACCCACGCAAGGCCGGCGCATCCTGCGCGTCTTCACCAACATCCATCCGCGCGGCGCGCCCCGCGTGTGGAAACTGGGCCCGCCCTTCGAGCAGGTGGCGCAGCATTTCTTACCCGTCGCGAAGCGTCCGCAACCCGTGCTGGCGGCCCTGCTGCAATGGCTGCACGTCACCAAGTCGCGGCGCACGCCCTACGATCACTACATGCTGCAGCTGCACGACGCCATGAAGGCCGATCTGGATTACCAGGCGCAGGTGGAGCAGCAAACGCATGCGTTCGCGCCGGGCCAGACGTGGATCGTCTTCAGCGACGCGGTATCGCACGCGGCCCTGCGGGGACAACATGCGCTGGAGCAAACCTGGCTGCTGCCCGTGCGCGCCATGGCTGCCCCGCATAAATCGCCGCTGGCCATCCTCGAGCGCCAGCTGCAACGCCCGTTGGCATAG
- a CDS encoding extracellular solute-binding protein, producing the protein MKSSILGAAPLAALTLAASVAAAPAAPPVPALAPATITVASFPDLDRAVKTALPLWEKLYPQVKVKLVSLQIDDHHNSMTTALAAGARLPDVMAIDFRYVGSFAESKGMEDLLQPPYGAGQYRAQFVPFTFVQATSSRGTLGAMPADLGPGTLFYRKDLMDKAGIKEADLTASWESYIAAGKKLKAATGTYLLAGASDLADIYIRANLKDGEGIYFGDKGQVLVDSPRFVKAFELAKAARVAGIDARTVAWTGEWAEGFKRDKVASQMMGSWLSGHLAKWLAPASAGQWRAANLPAGALASYGGSFYGIPKKASNKVQAWEFIKFMTVNKDIQLHSLKEIGAFPALKAAYADPMMDEPQAYFGGQKTRLLARDTAAKIPVIRVDKFDAVARDIVNMELESVLAQNKDIKTALADAKALITHRARR; encoded by the coding sequence ATGAAGTCAAGCATTCTTGGCGCCGCCCCGCTGGCCGCGCTGACCCTGGCCGCCAGCGTGGCCGCCGCCCCCGCCGCGCCGCCGGTGCCGGCGCTGGCCCCGGCGACCATCACTGTCGCCTCCTTCCCCGACCTGGACCGCGCCGTCAAGACGGCCTTGCCCCTGTGGGAAAAGCTGTACCCGCAAGTGAAGGTCAAGCTGGTCAGCCTGCAGATCGACGATCACCATAACTCGATGACGACGGCGCTGGCGGCCGGCGCGCGCCTGCCCGACGTGATGGCCATCGACTTCCGCTATGTCGGCAGCTTCGCCGAATCGAAGGGCATGGAAGACTTGTTGCAGCCGCCGTACGGGGCAGGGCAGTACCGCGCCCAGTTCGTGCCGTTCACCTTCGTCCAGGCGACCAGCTCGCGCGGCACCTTGGGCGCCATGCCGGCCGACCTGGGGCCGGGCACCCTGTTCTACCGCAAGGACTTGATGGACAAGGCGGGCATCAAGGAGGCCGACTTGACGGCCTCGTGGGAGTCCTACATTGCCGCCGGCAAGAAGCTCAAGGCCGCCACCGGCACCTATCTGCTGGCCGGCGCCAGCGACCTGGCCGACATTTATATACGCGCCAATCTGAAGGATGGCGAAGGCATTTACTTTGGCGACAAGGGGCAGGTGCTGGTCGACTCGCCCCGTTTCGTCAAGGCCTTCGAACTGGCCAAGGCGGCGCGCGTGGCCGGCATCGACGCGCGCACCGTGGCCTGGACGGGCGAGTGGGCCGAAGGCTTTAAACGCGACAAGGTGGCCAGCCAGATGATGGGATCGTGGCTCAGCGGCCACCTGGCCAAGTGGCTGGCGCCGGCTTCCGCCGGCCAGTGGCGCGCGGCGAACTTGCCGGCCGGCGCGCTGGCGTCGTATGGCGGCTCTTTTTACGGCATCCCGAAAAAGGCCAGCAACAAGGTTCAAGCCTGGGAATTCATCAAGTTCATGACCGTGAACAAGGATATCCAGCTGCATTCCCTGAAAGAGATCGGCGCCTTCCCGGCCCTCAAGGCGGCGTATGCGGACCCGATGATGGACGAGCCGCAAGCGTATTTCGGCGGCCAGAAGACGCGCCTGCTGGCGCGCGACACGGCGGCGAAGATTCCCGTCATCCGCGTCGACAAGTTCGACGCCGTGGCGCGCGACATCGTCAACATGGAACTGGAAAGCGTGCTGGCGCAAAACAAGGATATCAAGACGGCGCTGGCCGACGCCAAGGCCCTGATCACCCACCGCGCGCGGCGCTAG
- a CDS encoding lysozyme inhibitor LprI family protein, translating into MLALLVLASGSAFANSACDTPRNDFDGLYCLNKVYQEADKELNANYKKLGSQLDASGKQKLKSGQLAWISKRNKNCSKREASDFYVNLDCATQTTIERAQFLQDRARECVSAGCQNSKL; encoded by the coding sequence ATGCTTGCCCTGCTCGTTCTTGCCTCCGGTTCCGCCTTCGCCAACTCGGCCTGCGACACGCCGCGCAACGACTTCGACGGCCTGTATTGTCTGAACAAGGTGTACCAGGAGGCGGACAAGGAACTCAACGCCAACTACAAGAAGCTTGGCTCCCAGCTCGATGCCAGCGGCAAGCAAAAGCTGAAATCGGGTCAGTTGGCGTGGATCAGCAAGCGCAACAAGAACTGTTCCAAACGCGAAGCATCGGACTTCTATGTCAACCTCGATTGCGCCACCCAGACCACCATCGAACGCGCGCAATTCCTGCAAGACCGCGCGCGCGAATGCGTGAGTGCCGGCTGCCAGAACAGCAAACTGTGA
- a CDS encoding carbohydrate ABC transporter permease, with protein sequence MTTSMPCTEGAPAAAAARPARKRYNMKQWAPYIFISPFFILFAVFSLFPLLFSIYLSFNQWEAASGVEAMQWVGLDNYKYALSDPWFLRSLGNTIWLALASGVPQHLVAIPLAAFIHNSFKRSRNLVIGIYFLPFITSSVAIAMVFNTLFSRDYGQINVLLQWCASLPLVGGLFPAESIDWLGSSLFIKPAVAFVIFWRYLGWNLVLYLSALQVIPKDLYEAATIDGASKRQQFWYITLPQLRPMIYLAVTLTIMGNLQLFEEPFVLVAESSGVSQSVMTTAIFVYKTAFSSGDFGTASAISWLLFLIIASTTWVNNRIFSRNERREAK encoded by the coding sequence ATGACTACCTCCATGCCTTGTACCGAGGGCGCGCCCGCCGCTGCTGCAGCGCGGCCTGCCAGAAAGCGCTACAACATGAAGCAGTGGGCGCCGTACATTTTCATCAGCCCCTTCTTCATTTTGTTCGCCGTCTTCAGCCTGTTCCCGCTGCTGTTTTCCATCTATTTGTCGTTCAACCAGTGGGAAGCGGCCAGCGGCGTGGAAGCCATGCAGTGGGTGGGCCTGGACAACTACAAATATGCTTTGAGCGACCCGTGGTTCTTGCGCTCGCTGGGCAATACCATCTGGCTGGCGCTGGCCTCGGGCGTGCCGCAGCACCTGGTGGCCATTCCGCTGGCAGCCTTCATCCACAACAGCTTCAAGCGCTCGCGCAACCTGGTGATCGGCATTTACTTTTTACCGTTCATCACCTCCAGCGTGGCCATCGCCATGGTCTTCAACACCCTGTTCTCGCGCGACTATGGCCAGATCAATGTGCTGCTCCAATGGTGCGCCAGCCTGCCGCTGGTCGGCGGCTTGTTCCCCGCCGAATCGATCGACTGGCTGGGCAGCTCGCTGTTCATCAAGCCGGCCGTCGCCTTCGTGATTTTCTGGCGCTACCTGGGCTGGAACCTGGTGCTGTATCTGTCCGCGCTGCAGGTCATTCCCAAAGACCTGTATGAAGCGGCCACCATCGACGGCGCCTCGAAACGCCAGCAATTCTGGTACATCACCCTGCCGCAGCTGCGCCCCATGATCTACCTGGCCGTGACCTTGACCATCATGGGCAATCTGCAGCTGTTCGAGGAGCCGTTCGTGCTGGTGGCCGAATCGAGCGGCGTGAGCCAGTCGGTGATGACGACGGCCATCTTCGTCTACAAGACGGCGTTTTCCTCGGGCGACTTCGGCACGGCGTCGGCCATCTCCTGGCTGCTGTTCCTCATCATCGCCAGCACCACCTGGGTGAATAACCGCATCTTCAGCCGCAACGAGCGCAGGGAGGCCAAATGA
- a CDS encoding carbohydrate ABC transporter permease: MKTTRWTAYAMVAIGALIMVAPFYFMFVFATHTSAEIYSLPPPRWFGTALLNNIELLQERLPFWRNIGISLYVALMTTALTLFFCSLGGYAFAMYEFRFKRPLFTLVMASMIIPSFMNMIPTFMLMDFLGWLDQPRALYVPGAAGALGIFLMRQYIGTAIPKDLIEAARIDGCGEFAIYWRVVLPLIGPAMGTLGLITFINSWNNFITPLVVMRSVENYTIPLALRSMQAPNNTEWGALMTGAAIAVLPLLLMFFVASKRLIEGLTQGAVKG, encoded by the coding sequence ATGAAAACTACCCGCTGGACGGCCTACGCCATGGTGGCCATCGGCGCCCTGATCATGGTCGCGCCGTTTTACTTCATGTTCGTCTTCGCCACGCACACGAGCGCCGAAATCTACAGCCTGCCGCCGCCGCGCTGGTTCGGCACGGCCCTGCTCAACAACATCGAGCTGCTGCAGGAGCGCCTGCCGTTCTGGCGCAATATCGGCATCAGCCTGTACGTGGCCCTGATGACCACCGCGCTGACCCTGTTCTTTTGCTCGCTGGGCGGCTATGCGTTCGCCATGTACGAGTTCCGCTTCAAGCGGCCCTTGTTCACCCTGGTGATGGCGTCGATGATCATCCCGTCGTTCATGAACATGATTCCGACCTTCATGCTGATGGATTTCCTCGGCTGGCTGGACCAGCCGCGCGCCCTGTACGTGCCGGGAGCGGCCGGCGCGCTGGGTATCTTCCTGATGCGCCAGTACATCGGCACGGCCATTCCGAAGGACTTGATCGAGGCGGCGCGCATCGACGGCTGCGGCGAATTTGCCATCTACTGGCGCGTCGTGCTGCCGCTGATCGGCCCCGCCATGGGGACCCTGGGCCTGATCACGTTCATCAATTCGTGGAACAATTTCATCACGCCGCTGGTGGTCATGCGCTCGGTCGAGAACTATACGATCCCGCTGGCCCTGCGCAGCATGCAGGCGCCGAACAACACGGAGTGGGGCGCACTGATGACGGGCGCCGCGATTGCCGTGCTGCCGCTGCTGCTGATGTTTTTTGTCGCCTCGAAGCGCCTGATCGAGGGCCTCACGCAAGGCGCCGTCAAAGGCTAG